In Nicotiana tabacum cultivar K326 chromosome 10, ASM71507v2, whole genome shotgun sequence, the DNA window TTAAATTGTTAGTTAAGTTACTTAAATTAATAATTGAAACTTAATTAAGGATTGTCTTATGCCGAGCTTTATTACCTTAAGTTTTGGCGGAATACTTGACTGATGATAAAAATTATGCTTCCTTAGTGTGCCATCCTTGTGTTGTAGTTGTTTGAACCGTAGTCCAAAGAGTTTCTCTATTCCCGTGGATCAGACTGAATGCTTCGGCAGTATATTTGAGATGCATCCATGAATTGGGTAGTACGACCTCGGTAGTGTATGTACACaatatggatcgggccgtatgacctcggtaTAACTCTTGCGTAGTATCGCTAGGGGGTTAGAATATACATGATATTTATTGCATGACTTGAGATTAGATATTTACTTGATGGTTCTTATTTGTTGAGATATCACATGATATATGGGGATTTTTAAACTGTCATTATGTTAAACGATCATGTTATTTACCATTCTTATTCCATTATTACTGTTGTAATTCATGCCTATTTATAGTTCTTGTACCTTCTttattgaccactagtaagtgtcgatgtcgatccctcatcactatttctttgaggttagactagatatttaTTGGGTagttgatttacgtacttatgCTACACTTCTCCACTAATTGTGCCGGTActaaggcaggtacatctggtggCCATTCGGGCGTGCATCCCCGTTATCTGGTgacatagtggtgagctgttcTCCATGCTCCAATCTTCAGCACCCGGAGTCTCCTTCTtgttgtattttcatttctgtctatttcatttcaaatAGTAGGTATAgtgattttgtatattctactagattgctcatgcacttatgacaacGAGTTTTGTGAATTTCTAGTATATGTTTATGGTTTTGCCTAATATTATCACCCTttcattttatgttttatttatattttatatacatatCCATGATTTTTTATGCATTAATTTCCCCTTTTAATAAAAACCATAATTTTAAAAGGAATAATATACATAATTAAATGAATAGTTCACCGTTGGTGGCGACGTTGAGTGCCATCACGAACTATAgtaggaattgggtcgtgacaacctggTATTggagcactaggttcatatagGTCTCCcaagtcatgagcaggcctagtagagtcttgcggatcggtgcagagacgttcgtacttatcttcgaaaggctatagggtgttaggaaacttcactttcttcatctcctatcaagCAGTTGGTGTTATGCTAAGTattttactcttattttctcacagatgtTAAGAACGTGCGTTACGGCTATACCCGGCGGCAGAGGAGATGCTCCCCCAATTATTAGAGGCCACAACAGAGCCCGATGGAGGGCCACAACTTCTGCTACAGGACGGGGGCGTCCTAGAGTTGCTCTTGTTGTACCACCAGTAGGTCTAGTGGAGGATCCtgttattgaggagcaggatgaAGAGCCTGCAACCGAGCCGGCCCCGACAGATTTTATGACTAAACCAatatttcaggaggtcatgggccatatactgtggttcatggattctatgactcaggccggGCTATTTTCGACAGATCCGACCACATCTCAGGCAGAAGGGGGAGCACATCGTGAAGGCTTAGGACCTGTGGCCTTCGCATTCACGATAAGAGGCCCACATTTGCGTAGAAGGGACTAGGTCTGGGGCGTCAGCAGGTCGTTGtttttcgcgttcgcaaaggtctaGTCGCATTCGTGTTGCATTGGCTGGGCTAGCCTTTACGATCATGAGGTGCTGACCGTGTTGAAGAAGTAGGCCTTTGGGGCGAGGAGCAGCTTTTCCTTTGCGATCACGAGGCTTCTTTCACGATCGCAAATAAGTGGTCACTAGGCATAAACTTTTTAAAGTCAGGATTAAGCTCATTTTCTCATTCTTACATTTtgcttggacgattttggagcttttggagagaGATTTTTCATCTAGCATtttaaggtaagtgatttctacccgatgtgagtttaatacatagtttataggtagattttaacatagaaATGATGGAAATTATGGAATTATGTTGAAAAACTTAGGgcttgataaaaatgggattaaaccacaaaattgattatggaattgagtaaaaattatatattcgagTTCATAAGGTCATATGTAACATTTATCTATGAAAgtttccagaatccgggcacgtggggcCATGGTGATTTTTAGGAACTTTCCGATTTGGGTTGGAAAATTACTCCAATAGTGAATTATGAActattgagcatatattaattagtTTGTACAACTTTTGACAAGTTTTGGGTTGCTTGGTGTTATTTAAGGCTATTAGTGTGGTTTGACGGATAAGAAGTGAATttggaagcgaggtaagtctcttgcctaatcttgtaagagggaattatccccctAGGTGCTTGAATTGTTATTTGTTACTAGTTGTGGATGCTacgtatacacgaggtgacgagagtccgtacttAGCTAAAATCATGTTTATGTCGGGGTaaacttaggactttatcatgcaatatttgtattatttgaactcaacttgttagaatagttcattgttggcttgcctaacggctaTGTTGGGCACCATTACGGCCTATAGTGGGAATTGGatcttgacatagatgatgataCTTCAAGTGACgaatcctccccacttacaccgcGTGACGTGAGCCAACCAAGGATCAACCTATGTCACAATCTACGCTACTCTCTATTGTCCACAATAGTCATGCAATGCAATAATAAGGAACACTTCATCCATGAAAGATCAGCTAGCAAACTGGACAGAAGCAATTGTTGTCTTGATCAAGTACATACAAAATAAAGATGCTCAAATTAATAAGTTAATAGATAGAGTGGAAGTCTTGATGGAGGAGAATCTAGCCATGCACCTAGCAAGCGCCCACAAGTTTGAAGAGATTAATCCTCCCCCAAGAGTCAATACAAGTAATGTCTACCTAGGAAATCTCGATCTCTTCTGAAGGGATGATTCTAATCAATGGACTAAAGGAGTTTATTGAAGGGACTATAAAAAATAAGTATGAAGTTGCTGCCAAGTCCTCCTTTATACACGCAAAGCTGTACATAGTAAGAATCAATAGCTTAAAGATGCCCGCTGGATACCATCCTCTTAAATTTTAGAAGTTCGATGGAATGAAAAATTCAAAGCAACATGTGGAACCACTTTGTTGAGACATGCAATAATGTTGGGACTCATAGATATTACCTCGTCAACCAGTTTATTTGCTCGCTAAAGGGAAATGATATTGATTGATATATATAGGTGGGATcgactagagcaagagttcctcaacCGCTTTTATAATACGAGACGTACTGTGAGCATAATGGAACTTACAAACACTCATCAATGGAAGGATGAACCAGTTATCAGCTTTATCAATCATTAGAGGAATGCAAACTTCAATTACAAAGATAGGCTTAGTGAAGCTTTTTGCATAGAGATGTACATACAAGGATTGCATTAGGGACTTCATTACATCTtccaaggtatcaagcctaggaCATTTGAAGAACTTACTACCCGTGCCCATGACATGTAATTGAACATCGCTTCCACTAGAAATGAAAGGCTGGCTTTTTACGAACCTCACAAAAGGAACGACAAATAAGAAGTCAAAAAATGAAACAAGTTCGTACCCAAATCTGAAAGCAAACAAGCTATAAATGTCAATACCTTGCTTGTGAAGTTCACAACTAAGGTAAGCAAGAAGAAGAGTATGAAAACAACTTCCTtacaagataagccaagtgggaAGTTGACCCAAAAAGAGATGCAAGAAAAGGAGTACCTGTTTCTAAATTCTAATGTGCCTGCAATTTTTGAAGAGCTCATAGAGCTAAAGCTCGTTGAGCTTCTGTATGAAGCAACCAAATGAAGCAGGGAAAACTAATAACCTAATTACTGCAAATATCATCAACTTATGAGTCATCCTCTTGAGAAGTACTTTGTCTTCAAtggacaaagttatggacttggaTTGTGAAAAGAAGATTATGCTTGAAGACGAGAAGGCAAGTATGAACTAAGTTACTACCACCTTTGGCTCATTCTATCTAAGCTAAGATATATATTTTTAGAGAAAGTAACAGGAAGAATTGCAGGAGAACAATAAAGACAAAGTTGATCAACATGATGATGAAGGTACCTTGGTGACTCGTCGTAGATGCCACAAAAGAAGTTCACAAAAAGAATCAATCAAACAACTAACAAGAAAAATGATGGTGAAAAGACCAAGGAAACAAAACTCAATTAAGCAtctaaagaaaacaaaaagtggaggtgcaccaATCCCAAAATTTGTGACACCTCGTACGAAGACTTCCCTTAATGGTAATGAGGACTCTTGTTCCACTTTTAATATAGGAGAAGAAAATAGTAAAGACCTACCATTGGCACCATCTTCAAAGTTGGAAAAGCGCACAAATTGTATTCaccaagaagttaatgcttgcgAAGAAAAAGTCACATTCACGACTGTTGACCTTTTACTAGGTGACAGTCCTCATAATCGCCCCATATACATGGTTTGGCTATATATGCGATGAAAAGGTAAATCAAATTTTtattgatggaggatcctcagtgaacatcttACTGATTCTCACAGTGAAAGAACTTTCATTCCCGTGGACGAACTCTCGAAAGAGCACATGATGAATCAAGGATTCAATCAAGGCGCAAAGAGCCATAGGTGCTATCAAATTGGAGATTGTCATGGGAGACATGCAATCAAGCACGTGGTTACATATGATCGATGCAAATACTTCATAGAAAGTTTTGGCATATTAGTTTGGAGATCAGATGATTGAGCCGATAAAGTTTTCCTCAAAGCTCCTTAGAGGGTTCGTGGCCCAAAATTCACCACCAATTATGGACACTTTCGATAAAGTGTACAAATGAAGATTTTGATCCAAACACTTATAAATTATTTACATTGCACTGTAATCCCTATATTTATATGTCTAGTTTTGGCACCTAATTTTGCCTTCTCAGATGGCTTCTCGTAATTGACACGATTGTTGGCATTTTCCAAACATGGTGCATGTTTTAAATCGTCATACTATTGGtattttaattaatcaaataaccGCCTAGGTGTGCTCATATTAATCTATGTTAATTAATGGAATACCTTCCAATGACTGCTCACTATGATCGAACTATTCTAATGGTTGTCAATAGACTCGATCATTGTACGTGAGCAAAATGTTGCTTTAATTAAACCTACCAGAGGTTAATACAAAATCAAAGGTTGAAAATCCAATTATTATAACATGTCTACATTTGAAAAATGATAGAGTTTATTACAAGTATAACAGAgtaacaacaatagaaattaaataaagtTCTACAATATCGGTACAAACAAATGACAAGACTAAAAATCAAGTTGaattgtaataacttgtaaaaacCAATAATGGAGAACTGGATCAAATTATGCGGCACGGATGATTTCCTCTCGGTGCATGTTTAGCGAGTTTTGCTAACGTGCATGCATAGTGAGAAAATATCTGCCACCAGCACCTTGTCATCACCTGCGACATTTTCTGTAGCAACTCTGGAGAATGGAATTCAATTACAAGCAAGACCACTAACTTTTGGTAGCTTCCTACTGCTACAATTCCAACCCATCCGCGAGGAACCAGAAGATGAGGAGAAGAGTGTGAATCATCTCAACCCAGCTAGAAAACGTGCTACGAGAAGAACGAGGATAGAGATTCCCCACCGTCTCCAATTTTCTGACCTAGCTAAATCCACAGTACCAACTCCTGCTGCTGCAAAACCCCCTTTAATAGAGGATAGGAATCTCCACCAAAGGATGAGAAACCCTACCAGAGGAATCGAAGCTCACAAGTGGCTAAGGCCCTTACCTACATTCTTCTAGACTTGCATGGTGATACCTTTGTAGTTACAACTGTTGAGGAGGATATCAAGGAACAACATGAATACTGGGGTACTTCTCTGATAAGGTATGTTTTGGGGGATACTCCATTTTTCAAATACATGGAGAATTTTGTGGAGAATGTGTGGAACTTTTTTATCAAACCCAAAATCCTATATCATGACGATGGCTATTACATATTTAGGTTTGATTCTGAGAGTGATAGGGAACGAGTCATGCAATTTGGTCCTTATACATTCCATAACAAGCCTTTCATTTTGAAGAATTGGTTGATTGATTTTGTGTTTGATCCTGAACGTTTAACTATAGTTCCTTTATGGGTGAGAATTCCTAGTTTATCTGTTGGCTACTGGTCTACAGAAGCTTTGAGTAAGCTGGCTAGTGTGGTGGGTAAACCTATGTACACTGACTTGTTTACAGCAGAAATGGATCGTATATCCTATGCCATAGTACTAGTAGATACAGACATATCCCATCCCCTGCCTAATGGTCTTGAGCTCTATACTCCACCTGGTGTTATTCACTAGAGTATAAAGTACGACTAGAAGCCAAAGTATTGTACTGATTATGCTAAAGTCAGTCACACCACTGAGGAATACAGACAGAAGAAGACTCAAAAGGAAAATGATGGTTTTGTTGAGCAACCAAGGAAGAATAGAAGAGCTAGGAAGAGAAGGAAGGTGGTGACTAAATGGGTGGCAAATGACCAGATTAGCACGACCATCGATCTAACTAATTCCAAAACGCAGAAAAATGCTTCTGAACCACATGAGACTAATGTTACTTTGGATGAGGAGGAATTTCTAGTTTTAGCATCACCTATGAGAAAAGCAGGGTGAAAAAATTATGGTAAAAGGATTGCTGATGGTGGAATCAATGATCAATCGCAAAAAACTATACCTAGCTGTTCCACTAGCTAGTGGGAAACCGCCAACAAATTTGAGGTACTGACTCAAGGACACATATCACCTGGTGTGGGGAAGGGTGGTACATGCCACCTCAAACCTTCATGATTATAAGTACATGGAGCATTAGAGGGATAAATATGCCCTTTAAATAGAAGAAGATGACCCTCTTTCTGAAGAAGTATAAAATAGAAGTTATTGGGATAGTTGAGACAAGAGTAATAAGGAATAAATCTAGGAAGATTACTCAGAAGATAGCAAAGGATTGGCAAGCCAAATACAACCATGATCATGCCTATAATGGTCGTATTTGGCTACTGTGGAAACCTCATATACAACTTCAGATATTAGAGGTAGATGCTCAATTCATTCATTGTGAAGTGGAAGACTCTACTGGCCAAACAAGATTGCTACTCACTGTGATTTATGTAAGTAATGAATTGATGCAGAGACAACAATTATGGGACAAGCTTGCTTCTATAGGATCTCATATAACAACTGAATGGCTGGTATGTGGTGATTTCAATAATGTGCTCTACTCAGAGGATATGATTGGGCCCCTGTCGCACATTCAAGGAACTATTGGATCGACTGCAATTTACTCCCTTAAAGATTACAGGATATTATTACATACGGTGTAATAAAAGAGATGACAATTCAAGAGTATAGAGCAGGATTGACTGGGCCTTTGGAAATTACAATTGGCTAATGAACTATAGGCATATTAAAGCAGAGTATTTGAATCCTGGAGTATCAGACCATTCACCAATCTTGCTAAAGTGCAATTTTGCAGTTCAACAATAGAAATTGCATCCTAAACCTTTCAAGTTATATAATACAGTCTTACATCACCCTCATTTTGCAGGAATTGTGAAAGTAGTGTGGACACAGGATTACAGAGATGCAAGGATATCCAGAACATGGCAGAAACTCAAGAGGTTGAAGGAGATGTTGATAATCAATTTTGCCCTCATGTTTTTATAAATGTCATATATGTTTTTAAAATAGCATTCCTGCATCATCACCAATTTACAAGAGTCTTACAagtaatttctataattttctataatcttttaaatctttaaaattgatcttcttgcatttaaattatttaaatatgtattaattacccaTTTAAAtaatttgtgatgacttaatcatccaaatttattatttacaactacatatatgctttataatattttatttcattttatataattacatttatattttttgtaactATTTACgcattttacaataatagcctatactttataattaattgcgtttattattttatttaaggtcaaaataacttctttatatttttacaaccttCGGCTActattttctaaaatatttagTGGCATAAAtgctatttttatatttatatagttattttattaatttatttcttttatttcacttgttttaaaaaacCAACCCAATATTGAGCCAATTTTCGGGCCAAAATAAGCCCAAAACACCTGGCCCTTCCTACAGCCCAAACCAGACGACTCTTTTAGGCCAAACCGATCACTACCCATCTTATAACCTGCCCCATCTCCCTTTTAATCTTGGccattgatctcagagatcaacgacccacaaaCCATTCCCCCCTTTTTAATCCACCAAACCCCTAACCTAAAGACCATTCTCTTATTCACCCGCCTTTGAACCCTCTCTACTCCcttctcctctcaaaccctaataGCCCCCTCCTCAATCCTCCTCAATTCCAGTTCTAATATGGAATCTCCCCATGATTTTCCTTCCATATATGCTCGATCTCTCCGTTATTTACATGATTTTGGTATCACAGAATACTTGCCTACCTTTGGCAAGCATACGGTCCTAAATCAAGCATAATCATCTCCAGACCTTCGAGATTTAGATGATATTTCGTCTATATACACTCACCACCAGGCTATATGGGTCCGATTTACCAATATCTTTGGCTAATATTTGATTTCTGtcgaactagggcttgaaatttcaatttttcttcattaccagttctattattgattgcatgtgatattctttccttatttttgattgattaattattttccatattttcttgttcGATTTCTACCACTATATTAAACCCCCCTTCCCCGTTCCCCTTCAAAATACCTAACGATTACTACTTAACTATTGTTACCACTACTATTATCTCACTTTCACTCATCTATACTATTTTGAGACTTTTgattttggccggctgaaagccaaggccacctaAATTCATTCATTAGCCTCCTCCAGTGCAAGCACTGCTTGGAGCCCACTTCGAAGCTCTTGCGAACTCTGAAGCACTAGAGATTTTGGGGTCTTCATTACTCTCCTAAAATCGCTGCTATTCTTGAGATTTCGAGTTTCTCATTCTTTATTCGCTTTGTTTGCAACTGGTTAGTGCCCTATATTCTCGCAATTCTACTTCTTTCTATTTGTGTTTATGTTATGTGCGTTAGTGCTACTTGAATTTCCCTGAGTTAATTTCGATATTTTGCCACTTCGTATGCAATTCTGCTTATTTTAATGCTACTCTATAGTTCCACTAGCTTCAATTCTATGCAAGTCCTGATTTTAACTCATATGTGGATAGCTAAGTTGATTCATAATGCCTGTTTAATTCGTAATTGAAACCTGATTGATGGTTGTTGAACCTTGTACTAAAGCACTTATGAAACTATGTTCTTGCTCAAAATTGCTTCTTCATGTTGAATCCTTTATGCATAATTTGCTATTTCTTTGCAAGTCATGTGACAATTAATACTGTCTAAGTGCTTAGCTTAATATGCTAGCCTTAATGCATGCCCATTATGTGTGTCCAACCTGaatgatttctaattattatatttatgtatAGCTGGTTACTTACACCCGTTGCTTGTTATGAGTCTATGCCGTAGATTCTTGTGAGGAACTAATTCATGCCTAGAATTTGTCCAAATGAACTACTTTCTTCCAAGTCCTTCATGTACAATCTACTATCCGCTTAGAGTCAATTCATTAGGAATATATATGCTAATACTATCTCAACTAGGTCTCTTGCTGTTTGTAAATTCTAAATACTACTATCACCATGTACTCACTGATTGCTTGAAACTGATAGGAGGAATCTCAATATATTCAACCTACTCTTCCTATATGGTCAACTGGGATAGCCCTAATATCTGTTTAACATGTTAATTTAGAGTTAATATCATGATACCTTTGAACTTGGGGATCCTTGTGTTGCACCAGCAAGATTAGGCTCCCTATTAACTGTGTGCCTATTTGTTTATTATATGTAATTGTCATTTCCTGACTCTGACTCCTTATGAACTTTATGACTTAGACTCCTAGGTTCCAAAATCCCTTTTATAAAACTATGGATCATGCTCTGTGCTGAGCTCACTCTAGAAAAACTTAGCATGTTCATCTTGTATGTGTCTAGTATGTTTACCTCGTTAATCCCAAATGGCATGTTCCCTTAACTCCCCtagtattatatttatttttagcaTGCTATTACCTGCTTAATGGTTTAATGTATATTGCATTTACTATGTTGGAAATCAAGTCTATGGGTTCTCCTAGTTTCCTGTTCTTTGCTTAATCAGTCCTGTCACTCTCGCTTATGGAATGCCAATGTGTTTATGAATCTTGTTTAATGTCACACAATCCGTTCTCTGTGAGGTATTGCCTTAGGGCTGTTTAGTTGATTTTCATATGTGATCCATTTACTTAATTGGTTAAGTGGTCAATATTGTAAACGTTGGACTTGATACGAGTCCATGAGTGGCTTTGGGTTGGCAAATGGACATACATTCTAATGTTTGAGCTGAGTTTGGGTCTGGGTTCGCTAATTATGTGAGGAAGAGCCTATTGAAGGCCCAGGCAATACTGAGTTATCTCTTCTTGGGTCTACTCTATTCGTAGAGCCTATAGCCATCTCGATTCTGTAATATGTGAGTTTGTTTCTTCTTTTATCTTAgagcctgtaataatttgtaaacaaacgaTAGGGAGATTAGTGAAAAGGAGTTGGGATATTCTAATTCTTGCATAAATGGGTAGaggcatgcctataggatctaccTGTTTGCTACTTTGTTCGACATGCTTTATTTCTATacacatatagaaatcatgcctataggaaatcacaTACTTCACTTAACTTGTCTAAGATCTGTACACCATTCAAAGCTTGTTGGTTTGAGTAAGTGTTGTACCTGTTTCCATGCCTATTGCTGTGCActattagacaacatgcctataggatacaataATACATATCTTTGTTAATGCTtatctagatatcatgcctatagggtcttaactaattaattaatcggTTGTTTCTGCTGTTTTATTACACTTCCACCTAGATAGCATGCTTATAGGAATAAGTATGATAAAATCAAGTTCAAAATACCAACcattagaaatcttgcctataggataTTGTTGCTTGCCTAGAGAGCATGTCTGTAGAATAAAATATGGTAATGCCAAGTTTTCTAACAGCTTTGTCTACCCGTTGCGCGAACAACTtgaaaatcatgtctataggttttataACACTGGTAATCTGCAAATTAGTTAATTTGGAAAAACAACATTGCATGTACGACACT includes these proteins:
- the LOC142165106 gene encoding uncharacterized protein LOC142165106, translated to MENFVENVWNFFIKPKILYHDDGYYIFRFDSESDRERVMQFGPYTFHNKPFILKNWLIDFVFDPERLTIVPLWVRIPSLSVGYWSTEALSKLASVVGKPMYTDLFTAEMDRISYAIVLVDTDISHPLPNGLELYTPPGVIH